In the genome of Candidatus Paceibacterota bacterium, one region contains:
- a CDS encoding transketolase C-terminal domain-containing protein, producing the protein MRITYLDAIREAQARALADDARVFIYGQDVGAFGGAFKATKNLAQRFPGRVIDSPISEDAMLGLAVGAAIQGMRPIIEVQFADFSTPAFNQIVNQAATLYWRTKVPCPITVRLPCGGTSGSGPFHSQSMEAIYAHYPGLVVMTPATVEDAYSMLLEAVAIDDPVIFCEHKYLYYHLKAEQLPLEAMPTGKARIARAGRDLTIVAYSAMVHEALVVADELASEGTELEVVDLRSVKPLDTDTVMASVARTGRLLCIGEAWPWGGVTAEVIARVASEGFGLLDAPPQRLNAKDTPVPYHPNLWAAHRPTAGSVAAAARRLLQL; encoded by the coding sequence ATGAGAATTACCTATCTTGATGCAATTCGGGAGGCGCAAGCGCGGGCGCTGGCCGACGACGCGCGCGTTTTCATCTACGGGCAGGACGTGGGTGCTTTCGGCGGCGCCTTCAAGGCGACGAAGAACCTGGCGCAGAGGTTCCCCGGGCGCGTGATTGACTCGCCTATCAGTGAGGATGCCATGCTCGGACTTGCAGTGGGAGCAGCCATCCAGGGGATGCGGCCCATCATCGAAGTTCAGTTCGCTGACTTTTCCACGCCCGCCTTCAACCAGATCGTCAATCAGGCGGCGACACTGTATTGGCGGACGAAGGTGCCCTGCCCGATTACAGTGCGGCTGCCCTGTGGCGGCACTTCCGGCAGCGGCCCGTTTCACAGCCAGAGCATGGAGGCGATCTACGCACATTACCCGGGGCTGGTGGTCATGACTCCCGCCACGGTGGAGGATGCCTACAGTATGCTGCTCGAAGCGGTGGCGATTGACGATCCGGTCATATTCTGCGAGCACAAGTATCTCTATTACCACTTGAAGGCAGAACAACTGCCCCTTGAGGCCATGCCGACTGGTAAGGCGCGGATCGCACGGGCGGGACGCGACCTGACCATTGTGGCCTATAGCGCCATGGTCCACGAGGCGCTGGTCGTGGCGGATGAGTTGGCGTCGGAAGGCACCGAGCTTGAGGTCGTGGACCTGCGCTCAGTGAAGCCTCTGGATACGGATACGGTGATGGCTTCAGTTGCGCGCACGGGTCGCCTGCTTTGCATCGGTGAGGCGTGGCCGTGGGGCGGCGTGACGGCGGAGGTGATCGCGCGGGTTGCCAGCGAGGGCTTTGGTCTCTTGGACGCGCCGCCACAGCGGCTTAACGCCAAGGACACGCCGGTCCCGTATCATCCGAATCTCTGGGCAGCCCATCGTCCGACGGCGGGCAGCGTAGCCGCCGCCGCTCGACGGCTGCTGCAACTATGA
- a CDS encoding TerC family protein, giving the protein MLALVEITYWHWAGFIACVLVFLALDLGLFHRRAHVVKFREALAWTAVWFSVAMLFAAGLHPLRGPKESLEFLTGYLIELSLSMDNVFVIALIFAYFQIPGQYQHRVLFWGIVGALIMRGLMIGAGAVLISWLHWILYVLGAFVLFTGVKMLFVKTEVHPEKNRVVKWVRKVYPVTTQLDGQKFVTIWKGRKALTPLALVLVMVETTDLIFALDSIPAIFAVTTKPFIVFTSNVFAILGLRSLYFVLAGALDYFRYLKVGLSLVLVFIGIKMLLDPHGGHERWFQVEIPITVSLLVVGGIILISIILSLTVGRQKKSKA; this is encoded by the coding sequence ATGCTTGCCCTGGTTGAGATTACCTACTGGCACTGGGCGGGCTTCATTGCCTGCGTGCTGGTTTTCCTGGCCCTCGACCTTGGTCTGTTTCATCGCCGGGCCCACGTGGTCAAGTTCCGGGAAGCGCTCGCCTGGACCGCCGTTTGGTTCTCGGTGGCAATGCTATTTGCGGCCGGCCTGCACCCGCTGCGCGGCCCGAAGGAGTCCCTGGAATTCCTTACCGGCTATCTTATTGAGTTATCCCTTTCGATGGACAATGTCTTTGTGATTGCCCTCATCTTTGCGTATTTCCAGATCCCCGGCCAATACCAGCATCGGGTGTTATTCTGGGGCATCGTGGGCGCGCTGATCATGCGCGGGCTGATGATCGGGGCAGGCGCGGTGCTCATCTCGTGGTTGCATTGGATTCTATACGTGCTTGGCGCCTTCGTCCTTTTCACCGGCGTCAAGATGCTCTTCGTCAAGACCGAGGTCCACCCGGAGAAGAACCGGGTCGTCAAGTGGGTACGAAAGGTCTACCCGGTCACCACCCAATTGGACGGGCAGAAATTCGTAACCATCTGGAAGGGGCGCAAGGCGCTCACCCCCCTGGCCCTCGTGCTGGTAATGGTTGAAACGACGGATCTCATTTTCGCACTGGATTCCATCCCCGCCATCTTTGCGGTGACCACCAAGCCCTTCATTGTCTTCACCTCCAATGTGTTTGCGATTCTGGGTTTGCGTTCGCTGTATTTCGTGCTGGCGGGTGCCCTCGACTACTTCCGCTATTTGAAAGTTGGCCTGTCACTGGTGCTTGTGTTTATCGGTATCAAGATGCTGCTCGACCCGCACGGAGGCCACGAGCGCTGGTTTCAAGTAGAAATCCCCATTACCGTTTCACTGCTGGTGGTCGGTGGGATCATTTTGATTTCCATCATCCTCTCGCTCACCGTCGGTCGTCAGAAGAAGAGCAAAGCCTGA
- a CDS encoding thiamine pyrophosphate-dependent dehydrogenase E1 component subunit alpha, with product MVHALLNHSAVDETSSFRETYVRAYRLMLLARILDDKFASLYRMGKIHGGVFLGRGQEALSVSVGLALRKGDIFAPLIRDGAGRLAFGEPILDAVRTYLGSPLGPMRARDGNIHRGRPREGLFVMISHLGAMISVVNGALLAHRMKGVGGTVGAACIGDGATSTGAFHEAVNQAAVEKLPLVLVVANNQYAYSTPTDRQFACRSLLDKAGGYGIQGQDVDGTDLSACLKVVGEAVSQARRGQGPQLVVASLLRLCGHGEHDDAGYIDPKLKQSPVGRDCLKLAENCLIENRWADAPMLAAWRREAVEKVEESVAKVQREPGPDPYREDWCALASKHLSEGHDPV from the coding sequence ATGGTTCACGCTCTGCTCAACCACAGTGCGGTTGACGAGACCTCCTCATTTCGTGAGACGTACGTGCGAGCATATCGTTTGATGTTGCTCGCGCGCATCCTTGACGACAAATTTGCCAGCCTGTATCGCATGGGCAAGATCCATGGCGGGGTCTTCCTCGGACGCGGACAGGAGGCGTTGAGCGTTTCGGTTGGGCTGGCCTTGCGCAAGGGAGACATCTTTGCACCGCTCATTCGCGACGGGGCTGGGCGGTTGGCTTTCGGAGAGCCAATTCTGGATGCGGTGCGGACCTACCTGGGATCGCCTTTGGGCCCGATGCGTGCGCGTGACGGCAACATCCATCGAGGCCGGCCTAGGGAAGGACTGTTTGTCATGATTAGCCATCTGGGCGCTATGATATCCGTGGTAAATGGCGCCCTGCTAGCCCACCGGATGAAGGGCGTCGGAGGAACGGTTGGCGCCGCCTGCATTGGGGACGGCGCGACTTCTACCGGCGCCTTCCATGAGGCGGTAAACCAGGCTGCCGTAGAGAAGCTGCCACTCGTGTTGGTTGTCGCCAACAACCAATACGCGTACTCCACACCTACGGATCGCCAATTCGCCTGTCGCTCGCTGCTGGACAAGGCTGGGGGCTACGGCATTCAGGGACAGGACGTGGACGGGACCGACCTGTCCGCCTGTCTCAAGGTGGTAGGCGAGGCGGTTAGCCAGGCGCGGAGGGGCCAGGGGCCGCAATTGGTCGTCGCCAGCTTGCTGCGCCTTTGCGGTCACGGCGAGCATGACGACGCCGGCTACATTGATCCGAAGTTGAAGCAATCCCCGGTCGGGCGGGATTGCCTCAAATTGGCCGAGAACTGCTTGATCGAGAACCGCTGGGCGGACGCCCCGATGCTTGCTGCCTGGCGCCGGGAGGCGGTGGAAAAGGTTGAGGAGAGCGTTGCCAAAGTCCAACGGGAACCGGGGCCGGATCCCTACAGGGAGGACTGGTGTGCGCTGGCCTCGAAGCACCTGAGCGAAGGGCACGACCCGGTTTGA
- a CDS encoding 2-oxo acid dehydrogenase subunit E2 produces the protein MPSIPIIMPQLGESIAEATVVNLLVPVGQQVQTDEDIIEVETSKATMNVASPCPGRVERFLVKLGESYPVGTVLGYLQASQGDAARLGLDTSPSLQEDDETEDAVSASRAQAGSGQKRVEPTVRGLPVPANTSGASFMSPRMKARMMELGLGAADMAGLPGSGAAGRVTIQDFEKFIANLEKHRLSQASSMRVAVADAMRRSWTRPLATVALPACFDALLKHRRTCEPKPGPALYALRALALALAENSAPAGRLIGNKIVHPTAIDVGFAVEAEEGVLVPVIRNADERLLKDLVQHYDELVELARQRKLPAEATGGSIATVTNFGTFGLTWATPIPLPEQTLVLGMGAARRMPNWDVATGQFVPVMEANLTLSFDHRVLDGGAAGRLLARVAQLLCSPEML, from the coding sequence ATGCCCTCAATCCCTATCATCATGCCCCAACTCGGCGAGTCCATCGCTGAAGCCACGGTAGTCAACCTGCTCGTCCCGGTCGGCCAGCAAGTGCAAACGGATGAGGACATCATTGAAGTTGAAACAAGCAAAGCGACCATGAACGTGGCTTCCCCGTGTCCGGGACGGGTGGAGCGGTTTTTGGTGAAGTTGGGTGAGAGCTATCCCGTTGGCACAGTGCTGGGTTACTTGCAAGCCAGTCAGGGGGATGCCGCACGCTTGGGCCTGGATACCTCGCCGTCCCTACAGGAAGACGACGAGACCGAGGACGCCGTGTCCGCGAGCAGGGCCCAAGCTGGCAGCGGGCAAAAGCGTGTCGAGCCGACGGTACGCGGCCTCCCGGTTCCGGCGAATACCTCCGGCGCCAGCTTCATGTCCCCGCGCATGAAAGCACGCATGATGGAGTTGGGCCTGGGCGCTGCGGATATGGCCGGTCTTCCCGGCAGCGGCGCGGCCGGGCGCGTGACTATCCAGGACTTTGAGAAGTTTATTGCCAACCTGGAGAAGCATAGACTGAGTCAGGCCTCCTCCATGCGTGTGGCTGTCGCGGATGCCATGCGGCGCAGTTGGACTCGCCCCCTGGCGACGGTCGCGCTGCCCGCATGCTTTGATGCACTCCTGAAGCATCGCAGGACATGTGAGCCGAAGCCTGGTCCTGCGCTCTATGCGTTGCGCGCCCTGGCTCTGGCACTGGCGGAGAACAGTGCTCCCGCCGGGCGGCTTATTGGCAACAAAATCGTCCATCCAACCGCGATTGATGTCGGCTTTGCCGTCGAGGCGGAAGAAGGGGTGCTGGTTCCGGTGATCCGCAACGCGGATGAAAGGCTGCTCAAGGACCTGGTCCAACACTACGATGAATTGGTTGAGTTGGCGCGCCAGCGCAAACTGCCGGCCGAGGCTACGGGCGGGTCCATCGCCACGGTCACCAACTTCGGCACCTTCGGACTGACGTGGGCCACGCCGATTCCTCTACCGGAGCAAACTTTGGTGCTGGGGATGGGCGCAGCCCGCCGGATGCCTAATTGGGACGTTGCGACAGGCCAGTTCGTGCCGGTGATGGAAGCTAACTTGACGCTGAGCTTCGATCATCGCGTCCTGGACGGCGGCGCTGCCGGTCGCTTGCTGGCCCGCGTCGCGCAACTGCTGTGTAGTCCCGAGATGCTGTAA
- a CDS encoding DHHA1 domain-containing protein has protein sequence MKFRWSLASPQPRLAAQLADALRIPPLLAQCLLNRGLTEPNAGAAFLQPRLRQLADPFLLPQMGAAVERLLQARLRNEPLVIFGDYDVDGVTSTALLMEVLGALGCQVRYYLPHRMEEGYGLSQEAVDKCLAQSPTSLLLAVDCGSTASSVIAALRQRGVDVIVLDHHQVGSPTPAAVALVNPQLALPSPSADTRQTPPINPCGSIETCGSFTELCSVGLAFKLAHALLKRARETGLPGASALDLRPLLDLVALGTIADVVPLTGENRILASVGLERLNTTQRPGLAALKKVAQSPARLGTYEVGFQLAPRLNAAGRLETAEEALRLLLARDLAEALPIAQSLDTCNHDRQKIERGIADQVIAAVRTRFNPQTDFAIVEGDPSWHIGVVGIVAARVLQQFYRPTIILGGDGTDLRGSGRSIPGFDLAAALRECAGLLHRQGGHAMAAGLSLPFANLDTFRARFNQIARRTLKPEELQPPLRLDAEIAFAELDLECLAAIDRLRPIGQGNPPVQLLARGLNQQRPPQRMGAEKQHLKLWMTDGHTTHEAVWWGAANEPLPAAPFDLAFAPQINDYNGRRTIQLKVLDWRPAQ, from the coding sequence ATGAAGTTCCGCTGGTCACTGGCGTCTCCCCAGCCTCGCCTGGCAGCGCAGTTGGCGGACGCGCTGCGGATTCCCCCACTCCTCGCCCAATGCCTGCTCAACCGCGGCTTGACCGAGCCAAATGCCGGCGCCGCCTTCCTCCAGCCTCGCCTCAGGCAACTGGCTGATCCATTCCTGCTTCCCCAGATGGGCGCAGCCGTAGAGCGGCTACTTCAGGCCCGCCTCCGCAACGAGCCGCTAGTCATCTTCGGTGATTACGATGTGGACGGTGTCACTTCCACCGCCCTGCTCATGGAGGTGCTCGGCGCACTCGGCTGCCAAGTCCGCTATTACCTGCCCCATCGCATGGAGGAAGGCTACGGTTTGAGCCAGGAAGCCGTGGACAAGTGCCTGGCGCAATCCCCCACCTCGCTATTGCTGGCTGTGGATTGCGGGTCAACCGCCTCCTCTGTCATCGCCGCACTTCGCCAGCGGGGCGTGGATGTCATCGTCCTCGACCATCACCAGGTGGGCTCCCCTACCCCTGCCGCCGTTGCCTTGGTCAATCCCCAACTCGCGCTACCCTCTCCCTCAGCTGACACTCGGCAGACCCCACCAATCAACCCATGCGGTTCAATTGAGACATGCGGCTCTTTTACCGAGTTGTGCTCGGTGGGACTCGCCTTCAAGCTCGCCCACGCCCTGCTCAAACGCGCCCGCGAAACCGGCTTGCCTGGCGCGTCAGCTTTGGACCTGCGCCCCCTCCTTGACCTGGTCGCCTTGGGAACCATCGCGGACGTTGTTCCGCTGACCGGCGAAAATCGCATCCTGGCATCCGTTGGCCTCGAACGCCTGAACACCACCCAACGCCCCGGTCTGGCGGCCCTGAAAAAAGTCGCTCAATCCCCTGCCCGGCTCGGCACTTACGAAGTTGGCTTCCAGCTCGCCCCCCGCCTCAATGCCGCTGGCCGACTGGAAACCGCCGAGGAGGCGCTGCGCCTGCTTCTGGCGCGCGATCTGGCCGAGGCCTTGCCTATCGCGCAATCTCTTGATACCTGCAACCACGACCGCCAGAAGATCGAGCGGGGCATCGCCGACCAGGTGATTGCCGCTGTGCGCACCCGGTTCAACCCCCAGACCGATTTTGCCATTGTCGAGGGCGATCCGTCGTGGCACATCGGCGTGGTGGGCATTGTTGCCGCCCGCGTCCTCCAGCAGTTTTACCGTCCGACCATCATCCTCGGCGGTGATGGCACGGATTTGCGCGGCTCGGGACGCAGCATCCCCGGGTTTGACCTGGCCGCCGCCCTGCGCGAGTGCGCCGGCCTGCTTCACCGGCAAGGCGGCCACGCGATGGCGGCTGGGCTAAGCCTCCCGTTCGCCAACCTCGACACCTTCCGCGCCCGCTTTAACCAAATCGCCCGCCGCACCCTCAAGCCCGAAGAACTTCAGCCGCCCCTGCGCCTGGATGCTGAGATTGCGTTCGCGGAACTGGATTTGGAGTGCCTTGCGGCCATCGACCGGTTGCGCCCCATTGGCCAGGGCAATCCACCCGTGCAGCTCTTGGCACGCGGCCTTAACCAGCAACGCCCTCCGCAACGAATGGGCGCCGAGAAGCAGCACCTCAAGCTCTGGATGACCGATGGCCACACCACCCATGAAGCTGTCTGGTGGGGTGCTGCAAACGAACCGCTGCCAGCCGCCCCCTTTGACCTGGCCTTTGCGCCGCAGATTAACGATTACAATGGCCGCCGCACGATCCAATTAAAAGTCCTCGATTGGCGTCCGGCCCAGTAA
- a CDS encoding deoxyribonuclease IV: MLFGAHCSTAGGIWKALQRCRTIGGHVCQVFVKNNMQWFGKPFARNDLSSYAKELTASHLACVFGHAGYLINLGAPASQNRDRSIQSLIQEIEFATDLRLPFLVLHPGAHLGAGEAAGIKQIAAGLDEVFVATKKSSVRIALENTAGQGTCLGNRVEHLAAIFDRVRKPERLGVCLDTAHFFAAGYDIRTPKGWNAAIREVGSLIGMRQILAFHLNDSKTELSSRVDRHEHIGQGRIGKAAFRHIVNDARFRLHPGCLETPKSDDLHEDVRNLATLRSLVKSNR; encoded by the coding sequence ATGTTATTCGGAGCCCATTGTTCAACGGCTGGTGGGATTTGGAAAGCTTTGCAGCGATGCAGAACAATCGGCGGTCATGTGTGCCAGGTGTTCGTCAAGAACAACATGCAATGGTTCGGCAAACCGTTTGCGCGAAACGATCTCTCCTCGTATGCGAAGGAGTTGACTGCGAGCCACCTCGCTTGTGTCTTTGGCCATGCCGGTTACCTCATTAACCTCGGCGCGCCGGCGTCGCAGAACCGCGACCGCTCCATCCAGTCGCTCATTCAGGAAATTGAATTTGCGACCGATCTCCGGCTCCCATTTTTGGTGTTGCATCCCGGTGCGCACCTGGGCGCGGGCGAGGCGGCGGGCATTAAACAGATTGCGGCGGGACTGGACGAGGTGTTCGTCGCGACCAAGAAGTCATCCGTGCGCATAGCATTGGAGAACACAGCGGGGCAGGGGACGTGCCTGGGAAATCGTGTGGAGCACCTGGCGGCGATCTTCGATCGAGTCAGGAAGCCCGAACGGCTGGGTGTGTGCCTTGACACCGCCCATTTCTTTGCGGCTGGCTACGATATTCGCACACCCAAGGGTTGGAATGCAGCGATCCGTGAAGTTGGCTCGCTGATCGGGATGCGGCAGATCCTCGCCTTCCACTTAAACGACTCCAAGACCGAGCTGAGCTCGCGAGTGGATCGCCATGAGCACATCGGGCAGGGGAGGATTGGAAAAGCAGCCTTCCGGCACATTGTCAACGATGCCCGGTTTCGGCTCCACCCGGGGTGCCTGGAAACGCCGAAGTCCGATGATTTGCACGAGGATGTCCGCAATCTCGCCACCCTTCGTTCGCTGGTGAAGTCCAACAGATAA